The genomic stretch ATCATTCATCTGTGTGCTGACTATAATTTTTATGCTTTGGATGTCGAAAGTCTGCGAAGACATTATAATAGAACGCTTCTATGCTGGGATAAGAACTTTAATGAACACAGGACCAAGATTGAGGAAATGATGGGACTTGAGTTCACAAGAATGTGGGATTTGTATCTTTGTGCCTGTGCCGCAACCTTTAATAATGGTATTATCGATTTGCACCAAATTCTTATCAGCAAAGGAATCAATAACGATTTACCAATGACCAGATGGTATTAAATTGCTTAAACCTGCATGAGAGCATTTTAATAGAAGAAAATTGTTCGTACTATCTGCTTGATTTCCATTCATTTTGTTAATAACTTGTCATTTTAACTGGCTGGGGGTATAAGGACATCTATACAGAACTTATACCCCCAGTCAGTTAGAAAACGGAAAGAAAGACCGATCTTTAATAGTGTATCTGGGCTTTCTATAACCTTACATATAATGGTTGATTAATGGTTGATTGATATTTTTATATATAGTACAATGGAGAGAAAGATATTTTATTGATTAAATCATAACAAATGCGAAAGTTATAGAAAGGAAATAGTATGAAAAAGAAAGTAATTGCATTAACAATGGTGTTGTTGGCTCTGGTATCCTGTCTGTTGAGTAACAGTGGTATGAAAATAAATGCGGCAGCGAAAGAGGAAAAGACGATTGCACTTGAGAAGCCATCTTTCAGCTATTACATCTCTGATAAAGCGGCAACGAAAAAGAATAAGGCTGTCAAATTAAATATGAAAACCAGCAAAGCTAATAATATTTCCGATGATGAAAAATGGATTGAAGAGAATAAGCTGACTTTGAATACATATGAGGTACCTAATTATTATGGCAACAACGCAACCGGTAATCTGCCAGAAGAACTGGATACTGTGTGGAATGACCTGTTCATAACCTCTGCATTCTATGATGCTACTTACATTTATTGTACCTACGGGGCTGATTATTCAGAAGGTTATGTTCTGAACATTTATAATGCAAAAACAATGGAATTAAAATATTCGCTGGACTTCTCTGCTTATCGGTATTCACCTCAATATATTAAAGCGGATTATGATTTTATCCAGCAGCGTATAAACTGGGCAACGATAAAGGACGGTGTACTTTATGTTTCCCATAGTCATAGTACCTATGCTAAAAGCTCTAAGAATATGAATGGCTATATTACAGCCATAAAGCTGTCTGACAAGAGTGTGCTTTGGAGAACAAAAGCTTTGGTCAGCAACGCAAATAATTTTCTTATGGTAGGTAATGTGCTCATAACCGGATATGGATTTACCGACGAGCCGGATTATCTGTACCAGATAGACAGTAACACAGGTAAAGTCCTAAACAAACAGTTGCTGAAATCAGCCGCCTCTTATTTGATAAAAAAAGGGAAGTATATATATGTCCATACTTATAATACGGACTATAAATTCGAGATTGTACAATAGTTTATTATTCTATAGGTGCAAAGAGATAAGAACTAATTACTGTAAGAAGAGCATTTCTGTTGCTTGGAAAAAATAACACAGGATGAAATAATCATGGGGATAAGTAAATATAGAAAAAACAAAAAACATAAAATAATTTTTCTTCTTGCTTTTATAATTGTTGCAGGGGGGATATGGCAGATTATAATGGAGAGATATGAAGCGGATCGATATCTGCCAACTGGTAAAATAATTACAGTCAATTCCCATAAGATGCATACGTATAGCCTTGGTAACGGAAAGGATACGCTTGTCTTTATCGCTGGCTCAGGCACCACAAGCGCTTATACAGACTTTTACTATATGCAGCAGGAACTGTCTGCTTATGCTAAAACCTTCAGTTATGATCATGCCGGCCTGGGGTGGAGTGAGGGAACAGATATTCCCAGAACCATTGATAACGTGACAGCTGAGCTTCATGAGTTATTAAGAGAAACGGGACACGCTGCACCCTATGTTTTAGTAGCCCATTCTCTGGGATCCTTAGAGGCTATCAGGTACGCCCAGAGATATCAGGGAGAGGTTAAGGGAATCATATTTTTGGACGGAGGGAGTCCAGAGTATTATGCAGATTATCCTGAATGGAATTCCATGTTGCTTAACCGAACCAGCGCAGTTCTTAGATTAACAGGTATAAATCGGCTGCTTGGAAACTTTGGTTTAATGCTTCCATTTGTAGGCGAGGATACCAGGAATCATCTGCTGCCAGAGGATATTAAGAAAATAGATGCTGCTATGTATTATAATAAACTAGGTAGCAGTGAGAATCTTAAGGGATTGGGATTGATTAATGAAAATGCAAAAACGGTTATTCGTCATGGCTATCTGGAGGATATCCCTTTATTGGCTCTGTCAGCAAAAAATGATGATAAGTGGACAAAGGCACAGGAAGAATTATTAAACTGGTCTGATAGAAGCAGTGGTATGGTAATGAAGGAAAGTAAGCATTATCTCCATTGGACGAATAAAAACAGTGTTATTGCAACGATATCAGAGTTCATAAATACATATGGTGATTAAGAAGATATTATAGAAGCCA from Anaerocolumna sp. AGMB13020 encodes the following:
- a CDS encoding alpha/beta fold hydrolase; translated protein: MGISKYRKNKKHKIIFLLAFIIVAGGIWQIIMERYEADRYLPTGKIITVNSHKMHTYSLGNGKDTLVFIAGSGTTSAYTDFYYMQQELSAYAKTFSYDHAGLGWSEGTDIPRTIDNVTAELHELLRETGHAAPYVLVAHSLGSLEAIRYAQRYQGEVKGIIFLDGGSPEYYADYPEWNSMLLNRTSAVLRLTGINRLLGNFGLMLPFVGEDTRNHLLPEDIKKIDAAMYYNKLGSSENLKGLGLINENAKTVIRHGYLEDIPLLALSAKNDDKWTKAQEELLNWSDRSSGMVMKESKHYLHWTNKNSVIATISEFINTYGD